One Paraburkholderia dioscoreae DNA segment encodes these proteins:
- a CDS encoding polyamine ABC transporter substrate-binding protein, whose translation MKRRVVGQVAALVLCATPWLTAAAKDTQLNVYNWSDYIAKDTIPNFTKQTGVQVKYDNYDSDDTLQAKLLTGNSGYDIVVPTSNYAGKQIAAGIFAPLDKSKLPNLKYLDPSLMALVAGADPGNKFTVPWAYGTTGLGYNVTQAQQILGKNVPLDSWDVLFKPENISKLKACGVSVLDAPDQMFAAALHYIGKDPMSTNPADYRAALEMMKKIRPYITQFNSSGYINDLVGGDVCFAYGWSGDVVIAKHRAVEAKKAYKIEYYIPKGGAPVWFDVMAIPKDAKNKDAALEWINYIETPQVHAAITNAVYYPSANLEARKYVDKDVADDPAVYPSPEVIKTLFLLKPLPPEIQRLQTRLWTEFKSGR comes from the coding sequence ATGAAAAGACGGGTAGTGGGGCAAGTGGCGGCGCTGGTCTTGTGTGCGACGCCCTGGTTGACGGCCGCTGCGAAAGACACGCAACTGAACGTGTATAACTGGTCCGATTACATCGCCAAGGACACCATTCCCAACTTCACGAAACAGACCGGCGTCCAGGTCAAATACGACAACTACGACAGCGACGACACGCTGCAAGCCAAGCTTCTCACCGGCAATTCCGGCTACGATATCGTCGTGCCCACCAGCAATTACGCCGGCAAGCAGATCGCCGCCGGCATCTTCGCGCCGCTCGACAAATCGAAGCTGCCGAACCTGAAGTACCTCGATCCTTCGCTGATGGCGCTCGTCGCGGGCGCCGATCCCGGCAACAAATTTACCGTGCCCTGGGCATACGGCACGACCGGCCTCGGCTACAACGTCACCCAAGCGCAGCAGATCCTCGGCAAGAACGTGCCGCTCGACAGCTGGGACGTGCTCTTCAAACCGGAAAACATCTCGAAGCTGAAGGCCTGCGGCGTGTCCGTGCTCGACGCCCCGGACCAGATGTTCGCCGCCGCGCTGCACTACATCGGCAAGGATCCGATGAGCACGAACCCGGCCGACTACCGCGCCGCGCTCGAGATGATGAAGAAGATCCGCCCGTATATCACGCAGTTCAACTCGTCGGGCTACATCAACGACCTGGTGGGCGGCGACGTGTGCTTTGCGTACGGCTGGTCGGGCGACGTGGTGATCGCCAAGCATCGCGCGGTCGAGGCGAAGAAGGCCTACAAGATCGAGTATTACATTCCGAAGGGCGGCGCACCGGTATGGTTCGACGTGATGGCGATTCCAAAGGACGCGAAGAACAAGGACGCCGCGCTCGAGTGGATCAACTACATCGAGACGCCGCAGGTTCACGCGGCGATCACCAACGCCGTGTACTATCCGAGCGCCAACCTCGAAGCGCGCAAATACGTGGACAAGGACGTGGCGGACGACCCGGCGGTTTATCCGTCGCCTGAAGTCATCAAGACCCTGTTTCTGCTCAAGCCGCTGCCGCCGGAAATCCAGCGGCTGCAAACGCGGCTGTGGACCGAGTTCAAGTCCGGCCGCTGA
- a CDS encoding Nramp family divalent metal transporter encodes MNTNPSALRPNRRRRLPTNGPARPPHWFSFVGAGALIAVGYIDPGNWATALGAGAGYGYRLLSMVLLASLMAMLLQWLSSRLGVVTGRDLAQICRERTSRRGTLFLWLTSEVAIIACDVAEVVGSAVALQLLLGVSLTVGVLMSAVCTFALLALQQKGGRKLEAVIAALIGFVGLCFVVQLALARPDWHAALAGTVPSVELLRNAGMVWLAAGIVGATVMPHNLYLHSALVKHHAPEGSDAQIKAALHVVNLDTFGSLSFAFVINAALLIVAAAVFYVSGHRDVTDLADAHRLIAPLVGTHWAGILFAAALLACGLSATVTGTLAGQAVMEGFLRIRLPRWQRALLTRALAIGPALFAVALFGQHGSNQLLVASQVVLSLQLPLAVVPLIRYTSDAGLMRGWRVRGVPLALAWLSAAFIVTLNGALLWQLAFGN; translated from the coding sequence ATGAACACCAATCCGTCCGCATTACGACCCAACCGCCGCCGACGCCTGCCGACCAATGGACCGGCACGTCCGCCGCACTGGTTCTCGTTCGTCGGCGCGGGCGCGCTGATTGCGGTCGGCTATATCGATCCGGGCAACTGGGCGACCGCGCTCGGTGCCGGGGCCGGCTACGGCTATCGCCTGCTCAGCATGGTATTGCTGGCGAGCCTGATGGCGATGCTGCTGCAATGGCTGTCGTCGCGCCTCGGCGTGGTGACCGGGCGCGATCTCGCGCAGATCTGCCGGGAGCGCACGAGCCGCCGCGGCACCCTGTTCCTGTGGCTGACAAGCGAGGTCGCGATCATCGCGTGCGACGTCGCCGAGGTGGTCGGCAGCGCCGTCGCGTTGCAATTGCTGCTTGGCGTGTCGCTCACGGTAGGCGTGTTGATGTCGGCGGTATGCACGTTCGCGCTGCTCGCGCTCCAGCAGAAAGGCGGCCGCAAGCTCGAAGCGGTGATCGCGGCGCTGATCGGCTTCGTCGGCCTGTGCTTCGTGGTCCAGCTCGCGCTCGCGCGGCCAGACTGGCACGCGGCGCTCGCCGGCACCGTGCCGAGCGTCGAGTTGCTGCGCAATGCGGGCATGGTGTGGCTCGCGGCGGGCATCGTAGGCGCGACCGTGATGCCGCACAACCTCTATCTGCACTCGGCGTTAGTCAAACACCACGCACCGGAGGGCAGCGACGCGCAGATCAAGGCCGCGCTGCACGTCGTCAATCTCGACACCTTCGGCTCGCTCTCGTTTGCGTTCGTGATCAACGCGGCGCTGCTGATCGTGGCCGCTGCCGTGTTCTACGTGAGCGGCCACCGTGACGTGACCGATCTCGCGGATGCCCACCGGCTGATCGCGCCGCTCGTCGGCACGCACTGGGCCGGCATCCTGTTCGCGGCCGCGCTGCTCGCCTGCGGATTGAGCGCGACCGTCACCGGCACGCTGGCCGGCCAGGCGGTCATGGAAGGCTTTCTGCGCATCCGCCTGCCGCGCTGGCAGCGCGCCCTGCTGACCCGCGCGCTGGCAATCGGGCCGGCGCTTTTCGCAGTTGCGCTGTTCGGCCAGCACGGCTCCAATCAGTTGCTGGTGGCAAGCCAGGTGGTGCTGAGCCTGCAATTGCCGCTCGCGGTCGTGCCGTTGATCCGTTACACGTCGGACGCCGGACTGATGCGCGGCTGGCGCGTGCGCGGCGTGCCGCTCGCGCTCGCGTGGCTGTCCGCCGCGTTCATCGTAACGCTCAATGGCGCGTTGCTATGGCAACTGGCGTTTGGCAATTGA
- a CDS encoding phospholipase A, producing the protein MRFDASIDRVARNATSHARRPVTRFARFGPRFGRTMLLAALVAGAAMSGQARATVAMLQPPRVAAANEPLQITMLYSADDAKALTITVPPTIRVSLSAGEQSPQPLDLQREPGVPNTLHLRPGQFRKVRFSALWPESARGEVRIDPVGFDASPALVAINRGPQQDAIAQAERTESQATTPAQAAATAAVVDGPTGDAISPPGDSLATTGRGVLAHLSYYEPMYIAAGHNGDTNARLQLSFKYRIRIPDDLRSKAFLDNLYFAYTQTSIWDLSADSRPFHDTTYSPQLFYYVPDTGWKSPFFTRMGFAAGVAHESNGRAGADSRSINMPFIRPTWEFGDLSANHLTVSPKIYYYVGTSSNPDIADYRGYVDLLVKYGSPDGWQLATTLRKGTRHWYGSVDTQFTYPLARLLGSAWGGYIWVGYFNGYGEDLLDYNNRQHWMARIGYSIAR; encoded by the coding sequence ATGCGCTTTGACGCTTCAATCGACCGCGTTGCCCGCAATGCCACTTCTCACGCTCGCCGCCCTGTTACACGCTTCGCGCGCTTTGGCCCACGCTTTGGCCGCACCATGCTGCTAGCTGCGCTGGTTGCCGGCGCGGCGATGTCCGGCCAAGCCCGCGCGACGGTGGCGATGCTGCAACCGCCTCGCGTGGCCGCCGCCAACGAGCCGTTGCAGATCACGATGCTCTACTCCGCCGACGACGCCAAAGCGCTGACCATCACCGTCCCGCCGACCATTCGCGTAAGCCTGAGCGCAGGTGAGCAATCACCGCAGCCGCTCGACCTGCAACGCGAGCCGGGTGTGCCCAACACGCTGCATCTGCGGCCCGGCCAGTTCCGCAAGGTGCGTTTCTCGGCGCTCTGGCCGGAATCGGCGCGCGGCGAGGTGCGCATCGACCCGGTGGGATTCGACGCATCGCCCGCGCTTGTCGCGATCAATCGCGGGCCGCAGCAGGACGCGATTGCGCAGGCGGAACGCACGGAAAGCCAGGCGACCACGCCCGCGCAGGCTGCGGCGACGGCGGCCGTGGTCGACGGTCCGACCGGCGACGCCATCTCGCCGCCCGGCGACTCGCTCGCAACGACCGGACGCGGCGTGCTCGCGCACCTCTCCTATTACGAGCCGATGTACATCGCCGCGGGCCACAACGGCGATACGAACGCGCGGCTGCAGTTGAGCTTCAAATATCGGATCCGCATACCGGACGATCTGCGCTCGAAGGCTTTCCTCGACAACCTGTATTTCGCCTACACGCAGACTTCGATCTGGGATCTGTCCGCCGACTCGCGCCCGTTCCACGACACCACCTACTCGCCGCAGTTGTTCTACTACGTGCCGGACACCGGCTGGAAGAGTCCGTTCTTCACCCGCATGGGCTTTGCGGCGGGCGTCGCGCACGAATCGAACGGCAGGGCCGGCGCGGATTCGCGCAGCATCAACATGCCGTTTATCCGGCCAACGTGGGAATTCGGCGATCTGAGCGCCAACCATCTGACCGTGTCGCCGAAGATCTATTACTACGTGGGGACGAGCAGCAACCCGGATATCGCCGACTATCGCGGCTACGTCGATCTGCTGGTCAAATACGGCAGCCCGGACGGCTGGCAGTTGGCGACCACGCTGCGTAAAGGCACCAGGCACTGGTACGGCAGCGTGGATACGCAATTCACCTATCCCCTCGCCAGACTGCTGGGCAGCGCATGGGGCGGCTATATCTGGGTGGGCTACTTCAATGGCTACGGCGAGGATCTACTCGACTACAACAATCGCCAGCACTGGATGGCGCGGATCGGCTACAGCATCGCGCGCTGA
- a CDS encoding DUF1289 domain-containing protein, whose amino-acid sequence MASNLHDLPDSPCIGVCSTLFDDICKGCGRTAAEVSNWVFLSDEEKRAVWVRIEQEGTAMRFANDRL is encoded by the coding sequence ATGGCATCAAATCTCCACGATCTTCCCGACAGCCCGTGCATCGGCGTCTGTTCCACGCTGTTCGACGACATATGCAAAGGCTGCGGCCGCACCGCGGCAGAAGTGTCCAACTGGGTTTTCCTGAGCGACGAGGAAAAACGCGCCGTGTGGGTTCGCATCGAGCAGGAAGGCACGGCTATGAGGTTTGCGAACGACAGACTGTAG
- a CDS encoding OmpW/AlkL family protein produces the protein MKHSLRNRIKAAAIASSVLCASAFALQAHAAGDDTMSGIHAGDVLVRLRAISIMPNVSTTQSLSALNVDVNNAIVPELDLTYMIRDYLGVELILATSRHQLTSSLGNLGGVNVLPPTLLLQYHFNHAGRIRPYLGAGLNYTLFYNNGLNAGGQSIGISNHSWGPALQAGVDVQVTKSLFVNADIKKIWMHTDATLGGQPLGRLSIDPVVVGVGVGMRF, from the coding sequence ATGAAGCACTCGTTGAGGAACCGAATCAAAGCCGCCGCCATCGCTTCGAGCGTGCTGTGCGCCAGCGCCTTTGCCCTGCAGGCGCATGCCGCGGGCGACGACACGATGAGCGGCATTCACGCCGGCGACGTACTGGTGCGCCTGCGCGCCATCAGCATCATGCCGAACGTGAGCACCACCCAATCGCTGTCGGCGCTTAACGTGGATGTGAACAACGCCATCGTGCCGGAACTGGATCTGACGTATATGATCCGCGATTACCTCGGCGTCGAGTTGATTCTCGCCACCTCGCGGCATCAGCTGACCTCGAGCCTGGGCAATCTCGGTGGCGTGAACGTATTGCCGCCTACGCTGCTGCTGCAATATCACTTCAACCACGCGGGGCGCATTCGTCCCTATCTCGGCGCGGGTCTGAACTACACGCTGTTCTATAACAATGGCCTGAACGCGGGCGGCCAGTCGATCGGGATCAGCAATCATAGTTGGGGCCCGGCATTGCAGGCTGGCGTGGACGTTCAGGTGACCAAGTCGCTGTTCGTCAATGCGGACATCAAGAAGATCTGGATGCACACGGATGCTACGCTCGGCGGTCAGCCGCTCGGTCGCCTGAGCATCGATCCGGTGGTGGTCGGCGTGGGTGTCGGGATGCGCTTCTGA
- a CDS encoding NAD(P)H-dependent flavin oxidoreductase has product MLNSHSFPPLVIRGRSLLPIVQGGMGVGISAHRLAGSVAREGALGTIASIDLRHHHQDLIELCRESPDRATLEQANLTALAREIHAAKALSEGRGMIAVNVMKAVSAQADYVRVACENGADAIVMGAGLPLDLPDMTQGHDIALIPILSDSRGVALVLKKWMKKGRLPDAVVIEHPAHAGGHLGVNNLADQHDQRFDFFRVLEEIDTVFTSLGLNRRDVPLIVAGGINSHEAVRALLSAGASGVQLGTPFAVTEEGDAHPNFKRVLAEATPEDIVEFVSVTGLPARAVKTPWLARYLRHETRIREKVGALKHVCPTALECLSTCGWRDGIEKFGHFCIDTRLAAALRGDVANGLFFRGREALPFGTAIRSVHDLLELLLTGATRPAVAGRWAFSLI; this is encoded by the coding sequence ATGCTCAACTCTCACTCTTTCCCGCCGCTCGTCATTCGCGGCCGCTCGTTACTGCCGATCGTGCAAGGCGGCATGGGCGTCGGCATCTCGGCGCACCGGCTGGCCGGTAGCGTCGCCCGCGAAGGCGCATTGGGCACGATCGCCAGTATCGACCTGCGGCACCATCATCAGGATCTGATCGAGCTCTGCCGCGAGTCGCCCGACCGTGCCACGCTCGAACAGGCCAACCTCACCGCGCTGGCCCGCGAGATCCACGCTGCCAAAGCATTGAGCGAGGGCCGCGGCATGATCGCCGTCAACGTCATGAAAGCGGTCAGCGCGCAAGCGGACTACGTGCGCGTCGCGTGCGAGAACGGTGCCGATGCGATCGTCATGGGCGCGGGCCTGCCGCTCGATTTGCCGGACATGACCCAAGGGCACGACATCGCGCTGATTCCGATTCTGTCCGACAGCCGCGGCGTCGCGCTCGTGCTCAAGAAGTGGATGAAAAAAGGCCGTTTGCCCGACGCCGTCGTGATCGAACATCCGGCGCACGCGGGCGGCCATCTCGGCGTCAACAACCTGGCCGATCAGCATGATCAGCGCTTCGATTTTTTCCGCGTCCTCGAAGAGATCGACACGGTCTTCACCTCGCTCGGCCTGAACCGCCGGGACGTGCCCCTGATCGTCGCCGGCGGCATCAATAGTCACGAAGCCGTGCGCGCGCTGCTGAGCGCGGGTGCAAGCGGCGTGCAGCTCGGCACGCCGTTCGCCGTGACCGAGGAAGGCGACGCGCATCCGAATTTCAAGCGCGTGCTGGCCGAGGCCACGCCCGAGGACATCGTCGAATTCGTCAGCGTGACGGGATTGCCCGCGCGCGCCGTGAAAACGCCGTGGCTCGCGCGTTACCTGCGCCATGAAACGAGAATTCGAGAGAAAGTCGGCGCGCTCAAACACGTTTGCCCCACCGCGCTCGAATGTCTCAGCACGTGTGGCTGGCGCGACGGCATCGAGAAGTTCGGCCATTTCTGCATCGATACGCGGCTCGCGGCGGCATTGCGCGGGGACGTGGCAAACGGCCTGTTCTTCCGCGGCCGGGAAGCGTTGCCGTTCGGCACGGCCATTCGCAGCGTGCATGATCTGCTCGAACTGCTGCTTACGGGGGCGACGCGACCGGCTGTCGCAGGGCGATGGGCATTCTCGCTGATTTGA
- a CDS encoding aldehyde dehydrogenase family protein produces the protein MKTYEQLYIDGKWIAPCGTGTIDVIDSGTEEIMGRIPEGVEADAESAIAAARVAFDAWAATPAAERGEYLRNVAANLKARTDELAGLIAGEVGMPLKLARAIQVGSPVYNWGAYAKLASEFQYEERVGNSLVVREPVGVVAAITPWNYPLNQVTLKVAAALAAGCTVVLKPSEIAPLTAFVLAEAIHEAGLPAGVFNLVSGYGPVVGEVLASHPSVDMVSFTGSTRAGKRVSELASATVKRVALELGGKSASVILDDADFAVAVKGTVSACFLNSGQTCSAHTRMLVPEARYEEARALAKRAAETYVAGDPRNETSRLGPLASAAQQARVQQYIAKGIEEGAELVTGGAGLPDGLSKGFFVKPTVFGRVHPKATIAQEEIFGPVLSILTYKDEEEAVRIANDSPYGLGGAVWAGSDERAVGIARRVRTGQVDINGGTWNMAAPFGGFKQSGFGRENGVYGLEEYLELKSMQFRV, from the coding sequence ATGAAGACGTACGAGCAACTCTATATCGACGGCAAGTGGATCGCGCCGTGCGGCACCGGCACGATCGACGTGATCGACTCGGGCACGGAAGAGATCATGGGCCGCATCCCCGAAGGGGTCGAGGCCGATGCCGAGAGCGCGATCGCCGCCGCCCGCGTGGCCTTCGACGCGTGGGCCGCGACGCCCGCCGCCGAACGCGGCGAGTATCTGCGCAACGTCGCGGCGAATCTGAAAGCGCGCACCGACGAACTGGCCGGTTTGATTGCCGGCGAAGTCGGCATGCCGCTAAAACTCGCGCGTGCCATCCAGGTGGGCAGCCCGGTCTATAACTGGGGCGCATATGCGAAGCTTGCTAGCGAGTTCCAGTATGAGGAACGCGTCGGCAATTCGCTGGTGGTGCGCGAGCCGGTCGGCGTGGTGGCGGCGATCACGCCGTGGAACTATCCGCTCAATCAGGTCACGCTGAAGGTCGCGGCGGCGCTCGCCGCAGGTTGCACAGTGGTGCTGAAGCCCTCGGAGATCGCGCCGCTGACCGCGTTCGTGCTTGCCGAGGCGATCCACGAGGCCGGGTTGCCGGCCGGCGTATTCAACCTCGTGAGCGGTTATGGGCCGGTGGTGGGCGAAGTGCTGGCGAGCCATCCGTCGGTGGATATGGTGTCGTTCACCGGCTCGACTCGCGCCGGCAAACGGGTGTCCGAGCTGGCCTCGGCGACGGTCAAGCGCGTCGCGCTCGAACTCGGCGGCAAGTCGGCTTCGGTCATTCTCGACGATGCGGATTTCGCCGTGGCCGTCAAAGGCACGGTTAGCGCGTGCTTTCTGAATTCCGGACAGACATGCTCCGCGCATACGCGCATGCTGGTGCCCGAGGCGCGCTACGAGGAAGCGCGCGCGCTGGCGAAGCGGGCCGCCGAGACGTACGTAGCCGGCGATCCGCGCAATGAGACGTCCCGTCTCGGCCCGCTGGCTTCGGCCGCGCAGCAGGCGCGCGTGCAGCAATACATCGCGAAGGGGATCGAGGAGGGCGCCGAGCTGGTGACAGGCGGGGCGGGCCTGCCCGATGGGCTGTCGAAGGGCTTCTTCGTCAAACCCACTGTGTTCGGCCGCGTGCATCCCAAGGCGACGATCGCTCAGGAGGAAATCTTCGGCCCGGTCCTGTCGATTCTGACCTACAAGGACGAAGAGGAAGCCGTTCGGATCGCCAACGATTCGCCGTATGGCCTGGGCGGCGCGGTATGGGCCGGCAGCGACGAGCGTGCCGTCGGCATCGCGCGGCGGGTTCGAACCGGCCAGGTCGATATCAACGGCGGCACGTGGAATATGGCCGCGCCTTTCGGCGGTTTCAAGCAGTCGGGATTCGGGCGCGAAAACGGGGTCTACGGACTCGAAGAGTATCTCGAACTCAAATCCATGCAATTCCGGGTGTGA